Proteins co-encoded in one Gouania willdenowi chromosome 1, fGouWil2.1, whole genome shotgun sequence genomic window:
- the bdh2 gene encoding dehydrogenase/reductase SDR family member 6 — MGRLDGKVIVLSAAAQGIGRAAAVAFAKEGAQVTATDINGEKLKELDNIPGITTKVVDVTNKDQVVALAKEHDSIDVLFNVAGFVHHGSILDCEEVDWDFTMNVNVRSMYLMCRAFLPKMLEKKSGNIINMASVASSIKGVVNRCVYSTSKAAVIGLTKSIAADFIEKGIRCNCVCPGTVDTPSLRGRIQAQPNPEQAYKDFMARQKTGRMCSAEEVAHLCVYLASDESAYVTGTEHVIDGGWSL, encoded by the exons gCATTTGCTAAAGAGGGGGCTCAGGTCACAGCTACGGACATAAATGGAGAGAAGCTGAAAGAGCTGGACAACATTCCTG GAATTACGACAAAGGTGGTGGATGTGACGAATAAGGACCAGGTGGTAGCGCTCGCCAAAGAGCACGACAGTATAGATGTGCTGTTTAATGTTGCTGG GTTTGTGCACCACGGCTCCATCTTGGACTGTGAAGAGGTTGACTGGGACTTTACCATGAATGTGAACGTGAGGAGCATGTACCTAATGTGCAGGGCATTCCTGCCCAAG ATGTTGGAGAAGAAGTCAGGAAATATTATTAACATGGCGTCTGTTGCATCAAGCATAAAGG GTGTTGTGAACCGGTGTGTCTATAGTACCTCCAAGGCTGCAGTGATTGGCCTCACCAAATCTATAGCGGCTGATTTCATTGAGAAAGGCATTCGCTGTAATTGTGTTTGTCCCG GGACTGTTGATACTCCATCACTGAGGGGGAGGATCCAGGCCCAGCCAAACCCGGAACAG GCTTACAAAGATTTTATGGCGAGACAGAAAACAGGCCGAATGTGCTCTGCTGAAGAAGTGGCTCACCTTTGTGTGTACCTGGCCTCAGATGAG TCCGCCTATGTGACGGGCACAGAACACGTCATTGATGGAGGATGGTCTCTGTGA